The following proteins come from a genomic window of Acetivibrio cellulolyticus CD2:
- a CDS encoding type I phosphomannose isomerase catalytic subunit, whose amino-acid sequence MLYPYKMMPVYKDYIWGGHNLRKLGKSIPDGQVAESWELSGISGSESKIANGPLKGQVLTEVIRRYGRLVLGDKFASEKINAGLPVLLKFIDANDRLSIQVHPDDEYAVECEHGKMGKTEMWYIIDAKPEASVFHGFSEGYDKGRIRDCILKYKHGGLYREVKVKKGDVVFVPAGTVHALNDGLVVAEIQQHSDLTYRLFDYDRTDAAGKKRPLHINKALDVLDYKNRKALYKGLTVCYDKIVTKYLALSEYFCVRQLEGNGTPVELFAEGSFSAFMFITGEAEIMYDTEKLHVDALETVFIPAYMGSYKIDGEFSALQIFIPDSVMDVYASLMEEGFSSEEIFNCIAGAENLCVPLKTAV is encoded by the coding sequence ATGCTTTATCCGTATAAAATGATGCCCGTATACAAGGACTACATATGGGGAGGACATAATCTAAGAAAGCTGGGTAAATCCATACCGGATGGACAGGTGGCAGAAAGCTGGGAGTTGTCGGGCATATCAGGAAGTGAAAGTAAAATAGCCAACGGTCCGCTAAAAGGACAAGTTCTGACAGAGGTAATAAGAAGATACGGCAGGCTGGTGCTTGGAGATAAGTTCGCATCGGAAAAAATTAATGCAGGGCTGCCGGTGCTATTAAAGTTTATTGATGCAAACGACAGGCTTTCCATCCAGGTTCATCCTGATGATGAATATGCTGTAGAATGTGAGCATGGCAAAATGGGGAAAACCGAAATGTGGTACATCATAGATGCAAAACCGGAGGCTTCTGTTTTCCATGGCTTTTCTGAAGGCTATGATAAAGGCAGGATTCGTGACTGTATTCTAAAGTACAAGCATGGAGGCTTGTATAGAGAGGTCAAGGTAAAAAAGGGTGACGTGGTTTTTGTTCCAGCAGGCACGGTACATGCCTTAAATGATGGGCTGGTGGTAGCTGAAATACAACAGCACTCAGACCTGACCTACAGGCTGTTCGATTATGACAGGACGGATGCCGCCGGAAAGAAAAGACCGCTCCATATAAACAAGGCTCTTGATGTACTTGACTATAAAAACCGCAAGGCTTTGTACAAGGGCCTTACGGTATGCTATGACAAAATAGTGACAAAGTATTTAGCCTTAAGCGAATATTTCTGTGTCAGACAGCTTGAGGGTAATGGTACACCGGTAGAATTGTTTGCAGAGGGTTCCTTTTCAGCCTTCATGTTTATAACCGGTGAAGCAGAAATAATGTATGATACTGAAAAATTACACGTTGATGCGCTGGAAACAGTCTTTATTCCCGCATATATGGGAAGCTATAAAATTGATGGTGAATTTTCTGCACTTCAGATTTTCATACCAGACTCTGTGATGGATGTATATGCCTCTTTAATGGAGGAGGGCTTCTCTAGTGAAGAAATATTTAATTGCATAGCAGGGGCAGAAAACCTTTGTGTACCATTGAAAACAGCGGTTTGA
- a CDS encoding GerAB/ArcD/ProY family transporter, whose product MIKDGKFGVHEAVWLLTITITAKVFFSSPSLVAVVAGTAGWYMTLVSMGGAFIALALLCTLLKRFPGKNLLDIYEAILGKPIGVLFSLLLFAILFVTAIANLREFIDVLKVYVLPASPPSYLLILFISVASVLAFLGLETLARFSKLIAYILLAGFVIVLILAIPLYEPHRLFPILGHGLRDTITHGLRRSSAYGEIIIIGIMVNSLQGARHAKRAAYIGLALSGLIVSSALLAFSLVFPYYTGQEITAPIYLMASLIEYGNFIQRIEPVFFFIWNISTIISVAVLFYLSLVVYSHVFRLDDKRPLIIPFAIILLVLCMLPMSITQVTDIMVQFLREYGWLFFYIPPAITLLAASIRKKGRNICQ is encoded by the coding sequence ATGATAAAGGATGGAAAGTTCGGTGTACATGAAGCTGTATGGCTGTTAACCATTACCATTACTGCAAAGGTGTTTTTCTCAAGCCCTTCTCTGGTAGCTGTCGTGGCCGGAACCGCAGGCTGGTATATGACCCTGGTTTCTATGGGGGGAGCTTTTATAGCCCTTGCTCTGCTTTGTACTTTGTTGAAGCGCTTTCCGGGAAAAAACCTGTTGGATATATATGAAGCCATCCTTGGCAAACCAATAGGTGTGCTTTTTTCATTACTGCTGTTTGCCATTCTGTTTGTTACCGCAATAGCAAACCTGCGGGAGTTTATTGATGTGTTGAAGGTATATGTGCTTCCGGCAAGCCCTCCAAGCTATTTGCTTATTTTGTTTATATCCGTTGCTTCGGTGCTGGCTTTTCTGGGTCTGGAAACCCTCGCACGTTTTTCGAAGCTTATAGCTTATATATTGCTGGCCGGATTTGTTATTGTTTTAATCCTCGCCATACCCCTGTATGAGCCGCACCGCCTTTTCCCCATACTGGGGCATGGGCTACGGGATACAATTACCCATGGATTGCGAAGAAGCTCTGCCTATGGTGAAATCATCATTATCGGAATAATGGTCAACTCCCTCCAAGGTGCAAGGCATGCCAAACGAGCGGCATATATCGGTCTTGCTTTATCAGGACTGATTGTATCCTCCGCCCTGCTTGCATTTTCACTGGTGTTCCCCTATTATACCGGCCAGGAAATTACTGCACCCATATACCTTATGGCCTCACTCATTGAATATGGGAATTTCATTCAAAGGATTGAGCCTGTTTTCTTTTTCATCTGGAATATAAGTACAATTATCTCGGTGGCAGTCCTTTTTTACTTATCCCTGGTTGTATACTCTCATGTGTTCCGGCTTGATGATAAAAGGCCTCTTATAATTCCCTTTGCCATCATATTGCTTGTATTATGCATGCTTCCCATGAGTATAACACAGGTCACCGACATTATGGTTCAGTTTTTAAGGGAATACGGATGGCTTTTCTTCTATATCCCTCCTGCCATCACTTTGCTGGCAGCAAGCATACGAAAAAAAGGGAGGAATATATGCCAATGA
- a CDS encoding spore germination protein, which translates to MRNLLTNIRKLFTYRRPVDTEGGFELLEDEFEKSDTEEVPSEKYGVNTGNPSNQEKSKKGATVKQPIKVEQWNKQKNNQGGKIPTSNMRQNIISTDLNVNKEYIRQSFSMPKNQDIVIREFRIARKLKAFIVFIDGMVDKTSINQFVLPQLMNPECLAGFSGDCPLDYIMEDVLSITQLTKTADFNITKIQALNGLSILFVDGCPEALMIETRGFEKRGIDRPITEQVVRGSQEGFTENLRTNLTLLRRIIKNEKLITEVIPVGKLNKINCAILYIEGVTNPKIVREVRRRIKGINIDFIEGNGMLEQLIEDNPFMLFPQVVTTERPDRASSFLAEGQVVIITEGDPFAIAVPMSFFRLFHSSEDSMLRWEYGTFLRMIRLVGVLSALMIPGMYVALALYHHEMIPTPLLESIARMRENVPFPTIIELILMEISFELIREGGVRIPGVIGQTLSILGALILGQVAVAAGLASPLLIVIVALTGLGSFTMPNFSMAISIRILRFFFIFAGGIAGFYGISLAFILVAAIACHMKSFGVPFLTPVAPRVKINPDVIIRHPIFRQKMRSDGFNTPNRKRAGNNAMEWTKEKGGDDQ; encoded by the coding sequence TTGAGAAATCTGTTAACCAATATCAGAAAGCTGTTTACATATAGGAGACCTGTTGACACAGAAGGTGGATTTGAACTTCTTGAGGATGAATTCGAGAAGTCCGATACCGAAGAAGTACCTTCTGAAAAATACGGTGTGAATACCGGGAATCCATCTAATCAGGAAAAATCAAAAAAGGGGGCCACGGTTAAGCAACCTATAAAAGTTGAGCAATGGAACAAACAAAAAAACAATCAAGGTGGAAAGATACCAACTTCAAACATGAGACAAAATATCATTTCCACTGACCTAAATGTGAACAAGGAATACATCCGTCAGAGCTTTAGCATGCCAAAAAACCAGGATATAGTGATTCGTGAGTTCCGCATCGCCAGAAAGCTGAAAGCATTTATTGTTTTCATCGATGGAATGGTAGATAAAACCTCTATCAATCAATTTGTGCTGCCCCAGCTAATGAACCCCGAATGCTTGGCTGGCTTCAGCGGAGATTGCCCATTGGATTATATCATGGAAGATGTCCTGTCCATTACTCAATTAACAAAAACTGCAGATTTTAATATTACAAAGATACAAGCCCTCAATGGACTATCCATACTTTTTGTTGACGGATGTCCCGAGGCCTTGATGATTGAAACCCGCGGCTTTGAAAAACGCGGCATCGACAGGCCTATTACCGAGCAGGTGGTCAGGGGCTCCCAGGAGGGCTTCACGGAAAATCTGCGCACAAATTTGACACTGCTGCGAAGGATAATCAAGAATGAAAAGCTTATCACAGAGGTTATTCCTGTCGGCAAGCTGAACAAAATCAACTGTGCAATCCTTTACATTGAGGGTGTAACGAACCCCAAAATTGTCAGGGAGGTCCGGCGTAGAATAAAAGGCATCAATATAGATTTTATTGAAGGCAACGGGATGCTTGAGCAGCTTATTGAGGATAATCCCTTCATGCTTTTTCCCCAGGTTGTGACAACAGAAAGGCCGGACAGAGCATCCTCCTTCCTTGCCGAAGGACAGGTTGTAATCATTACCGAGGGCGACCCCTTTGCCATAGCCGTACCCATGTCCTTTTTCAGGTTATTCCATTCCTCGGAGGATTCCATGCTGCGCTGGGAATACGGCACATTTCTGCGCATGATCCGGCTTGTTGGTGTTCTTTCAGCGCTGATGATACCGGGCATGTACGTGGCGTTGGCATTGTATCACCATGAAATGATTCCTACACCCCTGCTGGAATCCATAGCCCGAATGCGTGAAAATGTCCCATTTCCTACAATTATTGAGCTTATATTAATGGAAATTTCCTTTGAGTTGATTCGTGAAGGCGGTGTACGCATACCCGGTGTTATCGGTCAAACGCTTAGTATTCTGGGCGCTCTCATATTAGGGCAGGTAGCGGTGGCTGCGGGATTGGCAAGCCCTCTCCTCATTGTTATAGTGGCGCTTACGGGACTTGGCAGCTTCACCATGCCCAATTTCTCCATGGCTATATCCATAAGGATTCTGCGTTTCTTCTTTATTTTCGCCGGAGGAATTGCAGGATTTTACGGTATTTCCCTTGCCTTTATCCTAGTTGCTGCGATTGCTTGCCATATGAAATCCTTTGGAGTCCCTTTTTTAACTCCTGTCGCCCCAAGGGTTAAAATAAATCCGGACGTCATCATCCGCCACCCCATATTCAGACAAAAAATGCGTTCCGATGGCTTTAACACCCCTAACAGGAAAAGAGCAGGGAATAACGCAATGGAGTGGACCAAGGAGAAAGGGGGAGATGACCAATGA
- a CDS encoding Ger(x)C family spore germination protein, whose protein sequence is MKKTGLLLIFILFAALLTSCYDAREVTDTAYVQFIGIDRGVKDKWRLTLKIATHSCSKDSSGSGGAQPAESKSVTIDAPSFYGGVNLLNTNVPQKLEFAHAKLLVISEDLAQSGLVGEYIAPLIRFREIRRTLDVVVSQGSAQDFVEKTEPYLGGSPIAAIEDLTFEAENTSYFPHVTLNDFYNAVKSTYRQPVVTLGGLHDPANFQQNGEKWGSKFNLTGRYFAGEVPRKGGNSIEFLGSALFDGDRMVGKLDGHDTRMMLLARGDFQRGIFTIQDPKAPELIIPIELQLSRKPQIKVSFEGAVPLISLALDTEGDILAIQSRINYEKPDMLPLLEKAVGNHLKKSLDEVISKCQALNCDTFFFGRTAVRHFWTIEEWEAYHWNKHFKEAKVSTKVKFKIRRTGGLLKSSEIVTSEGKE, encoded by the coding sequence ATGAAAAAAACAGGATTGCTGCTCATTTTTATTCTTTTCGCTGCTCTTTTAACCTCCTGTTATGATGCACGGGAGGTAACCGATACTGCATATGTTCAATTTATCGGTATAGACAGGGGCGTAAAGGACAAATGGCGCTTAACCTTAAAAATCGCTACTCATAGCTGCAGCAAGGATAGCAGCGGCAGTGGAGGGGCTCAGCCTGCTGAAAGCAAATCCGTCACTATCGATGCTCCTTCCTTTTACGGAGGAGTAAACCTGTTAAACACAAATGTGCCGCAAAAGCTTGAATTTGCGCATGCCAAGCTGCTGGTTATTTCTGAGGACCTCGCACAAAGCGGCCTGGTGGGCGAGTATATTGCTCCTTTAATTCGTTTCCGTGAAATCAGGCGAACGCTGGATGTGGTGGTTTCACAAGGCTCTGCCCAGGATTTTGTGGAAAAGACAGAGCCTTATCTGGGTGGAAGTCCCATTGCCGCAATTGAGGATTTAACCTTTGAAGCGGAGAATACCAGCTATTTCCCCCATGTAACGCTGAATGATTTCTACAATGCCGTAAAGTCCACCTATCGCCAGCCGGTTGTAACATTGGGCGGGCTGCATGACCCTGCCAATTTTCAGCAGAATGGAGAAAAATGGGGAAGCAAATTCAATCTAACAGGACGGTATTTTGCCGGAGAAGTCCCCAGAAAAGGCGGAAATTCCATTGAGTTTTTGGGAAGCGCTCTTTTTGACGGCGACAGGATGGTTGGCAAGCTGGATGGTCATGACACACGGATGATGCTGCTTGCAAGGGGTGACTTTCAAAGGGGTATATTTACAATACAGGACCCTAAGGCTCCAGAGCTTATCATCCCCATTGAGCTTCAGCTTTCACGCAAACCGCAAATAAAGGTCAGCTTTGAAGGAGCTGTTCCGCTTATTTCCCTTGCCCTTGATACAGAGGGAGATATTCTCGCCATACAAAGTCGGATTAATTATGAAAAGCCTGACATGCTGCCTCTCTTGGAAAAAGCTGTGGGAAACCATCTCAAGAAGAGTCTGGATGAGGTCATATCAAAATGCCAGGCCTTGAACTGCGATACCTTCTTTTTCGGGCGGACAGCAGTTAGACATTTTTGGACCATAGAGGAATGGGAGGCATATCACTGGAACAAGCATTTTAAGGAAGCAAAGGTTTCTACAAAAGTCAAATTTAAAATAAGGAGAACCGGCGGTCTTTTAAAAAGCTCTGAAATCGTCACATCGGAGGGGAAGGAATAA
- a CDS encoding 50S ribosomal protein L25 — MITLLDAMERKESAKRIRKLGYVPCSIYGSGVDRNMDIQIEDKEINRFLKSHSIGAKAKVKINASELPCVIKSIQYEPISSKPMHIEFYASSEDKLVKVKVPFKFKGKEQLFSNKLVLNILEDEIEIQGVLKDLPEFVEINVSLMKDGSVITMEDIALPEGIRLLSRKDEVVVRASEASQPTLPVQNEFVV; from the coding sequence ATGATTACTTTATTAGATGCTATGGAACGGAAGGAAAGTGCAAAAAGAATCAGGAAACTGGGGTATGTTCCTTGCAGCATTTACGGATCGGGAGTCGACCGCAACATGGATATCCAGATTGAGGATAAGGAAATAAACAGGTTCTTGAAAAGCCATTCTATAGGTGCAAAAGCTAAGGTGAAAATTAATGCCAGCGAGCTGCCATGTGTCATAAAGAGCATACAGTATGAGCCAATAAGCAGCAAGCCTATGCATATCGAGTTTTATGCTTCCTCAGAGGATAAGCTTGTAAAAGTAAAAGTACCTTTTAAGTTTAAAGGAAAGGAGCAGCTATTCAGTAACAAGCTTGTTTTGAATATTCTCGAGGATGAAATTGAAATTCAAGGGGTATTGAAGGATCTGCCTGAATTTGTTGAGATAAATGTTTCATTAATGAAGGACGGCAGTGTAATTACGATGGAGGATATCGCCCTGCCTGAAGGCATAAGGCTTCTGTCCAGAAAGGATGAGGTAGTGGTACGGGCATCAGAGGCCTCTCAACCTACCCTGCCTGTTCAGAACGAGTTTGTCGTCTAA
- a CDS encoding GlgC family sugar phosphate nucleotidyltransferase, whose product MPDKRILSFEEDVIPRLVENNFNVALYKSGHYFIDINSIENYIKVHRDMLSGLYKIPGLTLSQDIIIKGVNSRIHPDARITGPVYIGNNVEIGPIGPDTVIGSKVRINMGSRIIGSIIWDNVMVERDSRIINTIVTSNARVDKRYKYKNVIFTGHDLKDIAI is encoded by the coding sequence ATGCCTGATAAAAGGATTTTGTCCTTTGAAGAGGATGTGATTCCAAGGCTTGTTGAAAATAATTTCAACGTGGCGCTTTATAAAAGCGGGCACTACTTTATTGATATAAACTCAATAGAAAATTACATAAAGGTTCATAGGGATATGCTGAGCGGCCTGTATAAAATACCAGGACTTACACTCTCACAAGATATCATAATAAAAGGTGTCAACAGCAGGATACACCCCGATGCAAGAATTACAGGCCCTGTCTATATCGGCAATAATGTTGAGATTGGGCCCATAGGACCGGATACCGTTATTGGAAGCAAGGTGCGTATCAATATGGGCAGCCGGATCATAGGAAGCATTATATGGGACAATGTTATGGTAGAGCGGGACTCCAGAATTATCAATACCATTGTTACCTCAAATGCCAGAGTAGATAAAAGATATAAATATAAGAATGTCATATTTACAGGTCATGATTTGAAAGATATCGCCATTTAA